One genomic region from Gemmatimonadota bacterium encodes:
- the pyk gene encoding pyruvate kinase: MPYIRRTKIVCTLGPSTATHDTIMAIAEAGMNVARLNFSHGTHADHAERIRTVRQIADELGQPIAILGDLQGPRIRIGELALSLPLKPGDDVTLVHEGEEMGGEIPVTYTELANDVKVGDRILVDDGLIELVALDVRAPRVHARVIHGGVLRSHKGLNLPGVQVSAPSLTEKDIADVKFAIEQELDYLALSFVRRAEDITSLRALLPPWMNIVAKIEKDAALANIESIIRASDGVMVARGDLGVELPFEEVPVAQKMIIALSNQIGRPVITATQMLESMVTNPRPTRAEASDVANAILDGTDAVMLSAETAAGSYPRLAVEAMSRIIAEIEQHPPSHQFRDSRNRQLGIVTTEVAIAAATVAAVRMLGAPLVVVITKSGFSARIVSSHRPPVPVLALTDNTRTRNQLALLWGVIPHVAESRPTYTEMAEVGKLVVRDLNLAAAGDRVIFTAGHPFGIPGTTNLLKVEVV; encoded by the coding sequence ATGCCGTATATTCGCCGCACCAAAATAGTCTGCACGCTCGGTCCATCGACCGCAACGCACGACACGATCATGGCGATCGCGGAAGCGGGCATGAACGTCGCGCGCCTGAATTTCTCCCACGGCACGCACGCCGACCACGCCGAGCGCATCCGCACGGTCCGGCAGATCGCCGACGAGCTGGGTCAGCCAATCGCGATACTCGGCGATCTCCAGGGGCCGCGAATCCGTATCGGGGAACTGGCGTTGAGCCTCCCCCTCAAGCCGGGCGACGATGTAACGCTGGTGCATGAAGGCGAGGAGATGGGCGGCGAAATACCGGTCACGTATACGGAGCTCGCCAACGACGTGAAGGTCGGTGACCGCATTCTCGTCGACGATGGATTGATCGAGCTCGTAGCGCTCGACGTGCGCGCACCGCGCGTACACGCGCGTGTGATTCACGGCGGTGTCCTTCGGAGTCACAAGGGATTGAACCTACCCGGTGTGCAGGTCTCCGCTCCATCGCTCACGGAAAAGGACATCGCTGACGTCAAATTCGCGATCGAGCAGGAGCTGGACTATCTCGCCCTCAGCTTCGTGCGTCGCGCCGAGGACATAACGTCACTGCGTGCGCTCCTGCCGCCGTGGATGAACATTGTCGCGAAGATCGAGAAGGACGCCGCACTGGCCAACATCGAATCCATCATCCGTGCTTCGGATGGCGTCATGGTCGCGCGCGGCGATCTGGGTGTAGAGCTGCCGTTTGAAGAAGTGCCCGTCGCACAGAAGATGATCATTGCACTCTCCAATCAGATCGGCCGTCCGGTAATTACAGCGACGCAGATGCTCGAGTCGATGGTGACGAATCCTCGACCGACGCGCGCCGAGGCGAGCGACGTGGCGAACGCAATACTCGATGGTACCGACGCGGTCATGCTCTCCGCGGAAACCGCCGCGGGAAGTTATCCGCGACTGGCCGTCGAGGCGATGAGTCGCATCATTGCGGAGATCGAGCAACATCCACCGTCACACCAGTTTCGCGATTCACGCAACCGGCAGCTCGGAATCGTGACAACGGAAGTCGCGATCGCGGCTGCGACTGTTGCCGCCGTCAGAATGCTCGGCGCACCACTCGTCGTCGTGATCACCAAGAGCGGGTTTTCGGCCCGCATCGTCTCGTCGCATCGGCCGCCCGTTCCCGTGCTTGCGCTCACCGACAACACGCGCACTCGCAACCAGCTCGCGTTGTTGTGGGGCGTGATTCCGCACGTCGCTGAATCGCGCCCAACGTACACCGAAATGGCCGAAGTCGGCAAGCTGGTAGTGCGCGATCTCAACCTCGCTGCTGCGGGAGACCGCGTGATATTCACAGCGGGGCATCCATTCGGAATTCCAGGCACGACCAATCTGCTCAAAGTGGAGGTCGTGTGA
- a CDS encoding isoamylase early set domain-containing protein, with protein MAEDMDDTEALDAAEQQFVAQLRTPIAVDTDAFDARVMAAVQRERAFGRPDRRARHRAVAAITVAGVSLAAVIAFVMIGGGVNRTVPAHPAKVVHSAFSTVRFTLVAAGASQVAVAGSFNGWNATATPLRRIDKITWAADIPLGAGRYVYQFVIDGHRWVPDPQAPRDPGDDFGATNSVVTVAGSGSA; from the coding sequence ATGGCTGAAGATATGGACGACACAGAGGCGCTGGATGCAGCGGAGCAGCAATTCGTTGCTCAGCTTCGTACGCCGATCGCCGTGGACACCGATGCATTCGATGCGCGCGTGATGGCTGCGGTGCAGCGGGAGCGTGCATTCGGTCGGCCGGACCGTCGCGCACGCCATCGTGCGGTTGCGGCGATCACGGTCGCGGGTGTCTCACTCGCCGCAGTGATCGCGTTCGTCATGATCGGCGGCGGTGTCAATCGCACGGTGCCGGCGCACCCGGCGAAGGTCGTACATTCCGCGTTCAGCACGGTTCGCTTCACACTTGTCGCAGCGGGTGCGTCGCAGGTGGCAGTCGCTGGAAGCTTCAACGGATGGAATGCGACGGCGACGCCTCTCCGCCGCATCGACAAGATCACCTGGGCCGCCGACATTCCGCTCGGCGCTGGACGATATGTGTATCAATTTGTAATTGATGGGCACCGCTGGGTTCCGGATCCACAGGCGCCACGCGATCCCGGTGATGACTTCGGCGCGACTAATTCCGTGGTGACAGTAGCCGGATCGGGATCGGCATGA
- a CDS encoding HEAT repeat domain-containing protein, which translates to MSYGFVGVVIGLSQVGLATLAGALDYARRSRASMAGTGAHEGAGNARRLLSGEFGAPEVLAALRSASNADTAQALVWLGLERVHPAERDALVEMLRREPWVRQAIDGARSLMWWKRLAAARTLSLLASAQDRATILQLLSDSHPAVQSAATTCLNRYADDELLTAVIDGLSSASSAVRAYQLSVLRGYQSLAGPMLLARIRADAPPHKLYAYIHAAAVLDDADCMARIATLSTHPHPEVRVAVARVLRRRAGDTVQVKLLSMLRDSDWRVRAQAARALSGSTDERTVQELSRALTDSNWWVRFRAGLSLASMGTPGTQALSEALDNADRYARDMAMLVIGLSEASVAELSAG; encoded by the coding sequence TTGAGCTACGGCTTCGTTGGAGTCGTGATCGGCCTCTCGCAGGTCGGTTTGGCCACGCTGGCGGGTGCGTTGGACTATGCGCGGCGATCGCGCGCTAGCATGGCCGGCACCGGTGCTCACGAAGGCGCTGGCAATGCACGACGGCTGCTGTCGGGCGAATTCGGCGCGCCCGAAGTCCTCGCCGCGCTTCGAAGTGCATCGAACGCCGACACCGCGCAGGCTCTGGTCTGGCTCGGACTGGAGCGCGTACATCCGGCCGAGCGTGACGCGCTGGTGGAGATGCTGCGCCGGGAGCCGTGGGTGCGTCAGGCGATCGACGGGGCTCGCTCGCTGATGTGGTGGAAACGACTGGCTGCGGCACGCACGCTCTCGCTTCTCGCGAGCGCGCAAGATCGTGCTACGATCCTGCAGTTGCTGTCGGATTCCCACCCTGCAGTACAGAGCGCGGCGACCACGTGCCTGAATCGCTACGCCGATGATGAGCTGCTCACTGCCGTCATCGACGGCCTCTCGTCGGCATCTTCAGCGGTGCGTGCATATCAGCTCAGCGTACTGCGGGGCTACCAGTCGCTGGCAGGCCCGATGCTGCTCGCGCGGATTCGCGCAGACGCGCCGCCGCACAAGCTGTATGCGTATATCCACGCTGCGGCCGTGCTTGATGACGCCGACTGCATGGCGCGCATCGCGACTCTTTCGACGCATCCGCATCCCGAAGTGCGGGTTGCCGTGGCGCGCGTGCTGCGTCGCAGAGCCGGAGACACGGTTCAGGTGAAGTTGCTCTCGATGCTTCGCGACTCGGATTGGCGGGTACGCGCGCAGGCAGCGCGTGCGCTGTCAGGGTCGACCGACGAGCGCACGGTGCAGGAGCTGTCTCGCGCGCTTACCGACAGCAACTGGTGGGTCCGATTCCGTGCCGGGCTTTCACTGGCTTCGATGGGCACTCCCGGGACGCAGGCGCTTTCAGAAGCGCTCGACAATGCCGACAGGTATGCGCGCGACATGGCGATGCTGGTGATCGGACTGTCGGAAGCCAGCGTCGCGGAGTTGTCAGCGGGATGA
- a CDS encoding amidase translates to MTASSSDDGVSSKLSRRAFVGVGIAGALAAATGADASPVVDGVLTRHQTPPSFELDEATIAQLQGWMTSGRYTSRALCEMYIKRISEIDRTGPALRSVLQLNPDALEIAAALDAERKSGHVRGPMHGIPVLIKDNIGTHDRMTTAAGSLALAHSIPLRDSFVAARLRAVGAVILGKTNLSEWANYRSTHSSSGWSGMGGQTHNPYALDRTPSGSSSGSGAAAAASLCAVAVGTETDGSITSPSSVQSLVGLKPTVGLVSRSGIIPISHSQDTAGPMARTVTDAAILLGALTGVDSADSATAPSAGRAHSDYTTFLDVNGLKGARIGIPRKRYFGYSVATDAIVNEAIELMRSAGAIIIDPIELGNSGDGEGDVLSYEFKADVNAYLASLGPSSPMKTLADLIAFNNAHRAEEMPYFGQEIFETAEARGPLTEKKYLDALASGHEHSRAQGIDAAVARYRLDAIAAPTQGPPNLIDLVKGDPRGGGSATGLPAVAGYPHITVPAGYSFGLPVGLSFFGPAWSEPMLLKLAYAFEQRSKVRRAPRFLATAELT, encoded by the coding sequence ATGACTGCATCATCATCCGACGACGGCGTTTCCTCCAAACTCAGCCGGCGGGCGTTCGTCGGCGTTGGGATCGCCGGCGCACTTGCCGCGGCCACTGGCGCGGATGCTTCTCCGGTAGTCGACGGTGTACTTACGCGCCATCAGACGCCGCCGTCGTTCGAGCTGGACGAAGCAACCATCGCGCAGCTGCAGGGTTGGATGACGTCCGGCCGATACACTTCTCGTGCGCTGTGCGAGATGTACATCAAGCGAATCTCGGAGATCGATCGAACCGGACCGGCGCTCCGAAGCGTCCTCCAGCTCAATCCGGATGCGCTCGAAATCGCAGCCGCGCTCGATGCGGAGCGTAAATCGGGGCACGTGCGCGGTCCGATGCACGGTATTCCAGTGCTCATCAAGGACAACATCGGAACGCACGACCGCATGACGACTGCGGCCGGCTCGCTCGCGCTTGCGCACTCGATTCCGTTGCGTGATTCGTTCGTCGCGGCGCGGCTCCGCGCTGTCGGAGCGGTGATACTGGGCAAGACGAATCTGAGTGAGTGGGCGAATTATCGTTCCACTCATTCGTCCAGCGGCTGGAGCGGCATGGGCGGCCAGACTCACAATCCGTACGCCCTCGACCGCACCCCGTCCGGATCCAGCTCAGGCTCCGGCGCGGCGGCGGCAGCCAGTTTGTGCGCGGTCGCTGTCGGCACGGAGACCGATGGGTCGATAACGTCGCCATCGTCCGTGCAATCACTCGTCGGACTCAAGCCGACAGTGGGCCTGGTCAGTCGCTCCGGCATAATACCGATCTCGCATTCGCAGGACACCGCGGGGCCGATGGCGCGCACCGTGACAGATGCAGCGATCCTGCTCGGCGCACTTACCGGAGTGGACTCCGCAGACAGCGCGACCGCCCCCAGTGCGGGTCGCGCCCACAGCGATTACACGACGTTTCTCGATGTGAACGGTTTGAAGGGTGCGCGAATCGGAATTCCACGCAAGCGTTACTTCGGGTACAGCGTTGCAACGGACGCGATCGTGAACGAAGCGATAGAGCTCATGCGATCGGCCGGCGCAATCATCATCGATCCGATCGAGCTCGGCAATTCGGGTGACGGTGAGGGCGATGTTCTGTCGTACGAATTCAAGGCGGACGTCAACGCGTACCTCGCATCGCTTGGACCGTCATCGCCGATGAAGACGCTCGCCGATCTCATCGCCTTCAACAACGCCCATCGTGCGGAGGAAATGCCGTACTTCGGTCAGGAGATCTTCGAGACCGCCGAGGCACGCGGTCCGCTGACCGAGAAAAAGTATCTCGACGCACTTGCATCGGGGCACGAGCATTCGCGTGCTCAGGGGATCGACGCGGCGGTCGCCAGATACCGGCTCGACGCCATAGCCGCACCCACTCAGGGACCGCCCAACCTCATCGACCTGGTGAAGGGAGATCCACGCGGTGGTGGCAGCGCGACCGGGCTTCCGGCCGTTGCCGGCTATCCACACATCACCGTGCCAGCGGGATATTCGTTCGGACTTCCCGTGGGCCTCTCGTTCTTTGGTCCCGCGTGGAGCGAGCCCATGCTGCTCAAGCTGGCTTATGCATTCGAGCAAAGGAGCAAGGTGCGGCGTGCTCCACGATTCCTTGCTACTGCCGAATTGACGTGA
- a CDS encoding glycogen-binding domain-containing protein, which yields MRSCVYAAALLALLAGVSAPEPLAAQLTPRPASNGAVLEGGIASIKIDGYALATLANLASSLWGETGRFAGAGTANLARFETGSTSGYGEMHGSFALSSDRRNISVIRADAGGGAYRGEASSRYGEASLTLGRSSATGAAAGWLDAGVGRVDAASTRNTSHARIGASIRSGWAMIGADAAVLASGSTRYSEAAVHAQIAPFGSDGSGIARVVIGGDGGIRSAAESKGRRAWAMGVATVQLVGPVSMVGYAGAQPADPTRGTLGAAFTSIGLRVALGPSGAARASPVISAVPEGTSVSAVADDGRRMISVVLENARTVDIMGDFTSWLPVPMTRAATGKWQIRIPLNEGSHRLEVRADSGSWVPAPGLPVAADEFGGSVGILVVQ from the coding sequence GTGCGCAGCTGCGTTTACGCGGCTGCGCTGCTTGCATTGCTCGCAGGCGTCAGCGCGCCGGAACCGCTCGCCGCACAACTGACGCCTCGGCCCGCCAGCAACGGCGCGGTGCTCGAGGGAGGAATCGCATCAATAAAAATTGATGGTTATGCACTCGCGACACTCGCGAATCTCGCCTCGTCCCTGTGGGGTGAGACCGGCCGGTTTGCCGGCGCCGGTACCGCCAACCTCGCGCGGTTCGAGACGGGCAGCACGTCGGGCTACGGCGAGATGCACGGATCGTTCGCGCTGTCGTCGGACCGCCGCAACATCTCGGTGATCCGGGCCGATGCAGGCGGCGGCGCCTATCGCGGCGAGGCGTCGTCCCGATATGGCGAGGCTTCTTTGACGCTCGGAAGATCCTCTGCGACAGGAGCGGCGGCCGGATGGCTCGACGCGGGTGTCGGACGGGTGGATGCGGCCTCGACGCGGAACACCTCGCACGCACGGATCGGTGCATCCATACGATCGGGGTGGGCGATGATCGGCGCCGACGCAGCCGTGCTCGCGAGCGGGTCGACCAGGTACAGCGAGGCGGCGGTTCATGCTCAGATCGCACCATTTGGAAGCGATGGGTCCGGCATTGCCAGAGTTGTGATCGGCGGGGATGGCGGAATTCGCTCCGCGGCCGAGTCGAAAGGCCGGCGTGCGTGGGCGATGGGTGTCGCCACGGTACAGCTCGTCGGCCCGGTGTCGATGGTTGGATACGCAGGTGCGCAGCCAGCGGATCCAACGCGAGGTACGTTGGGTGCTGCTTTCACTTCCATCGGATTGCGGGTCGCGCTGGGACCGTCGGGCGCGGCTCGCGCGTCCCCGGTGATATCGGCCGTGCCGGAGGGGACGTCGGTGAGCGCCGTGGCTGACGATGGCCGGCGCATGATCAGCGTCGTACTCGAAAATGCCCGGACCGTGGACATAATGGGCGACTTCACATCATGGCTCCCCGTCCCGATGACGCGTGCCGCGACCGGGAAGTGGCAGATTCGCATTCCTCTGAACGAGGGGAGCCACCGTCTGGAGGTGCGGGCCGATTCAGGCAGCTGGGTTCCAGCACCAGGGCTTCCGGTGGCGGCCGATGAGTTCGGCGGCAGCGTGGGAATCCTGGTGGTGCAGTAA
- the moeB gene encoding molybdopterin-synthase adenylyltransferase MoeB, with protein sequence MTSNDALPTLGSEEILRYSRHLILDEIGVEGQRRIKNARVLLIGAGGLGSPSALYLAAAGVGTLGMVDFDVVDASNLHRQILHGTSDVGRSKLDSARDRIHDVNPHVHVEPFDTRFDAMNALEILRDFDIVVDGTDNFATRYLTNDAAVLLGKPNAFGCIFRFEGQASVFGAQNGPCYRCLFRDPPPAGLVPNCAEAGVLGVLPGLVGTIQAVETLKLILGVGDSLVGRLLLIETLGMTFRSITVRRDPACPACGEAAAGGATIRSLDDRAFDYDDVSCAAPAASADSNNGAAMIREISATELAARITRGDDFDLVDVREPAEWAIARIEGARLVPLATIGAASRDWDRSREVVLYCKAGVRSMRAAEELVRHGFTHVTNVAGGIVSWTNDVDQSLPRY encoded by the coding sequence ATGACAAGCAACGACGCACTGCCGACGCTGGGGTCGGAAGAGATTCTGCGCTATTCGCGCCATCTCATCCTGGACGAGATCGGCGTGGAGGGACAGCGCCGCATCAAGAACGCTCGTGTTCTGCTGATCGGCGCCGGCGGTCTGGGCTCGCCCAGTGCACTGTATCTCGCCGCGGCGGGCGTCGGCACACTCGGCATGGTCGACTTCGACGTCGTGGACGCGTCCAATCTTCATCGCCAGATTCTTCACGGTACGTCCGACGTCGGACGCTCCAAGCTCGACTCCGCGCGCGATCGTATTCACGATGTGAATCCGCACGTGCATGTAGAGCCGTTCGATACGCGATTCGACGCCATGAACGCGCTCGAGATTCTACGCGACTTCGACATCGTCGTCGATGGAACTGACAACTTCGCAACGCGCTATCTGACCAATGACGCTGCGGTATTGCTCGGCAAGCCGAACGCGTTCGGGTGCATCTTTCGCTTCGAGGGCCAGGCCTCGGTCTTCGGAGCGCAGAACGGACCATGCTACCGTTGCCTCTTCCGTGATCCGCCGCCCGCCGGTCTCGTTCCGAATTGTGCCGAAGCGGGAGTGCTCGGCGTGTTGCCCGGCCTGGTCGGAACCATTCAGGCAGTGGAAACGCTCAAGCTGATTCTCGGCGTCGGTGATTCTCTGGTGGGACGTCTGCTCCTGATCGAGACTCTCGGGATGACATTTCGCTCGATTACCGTCCGCCGCGATCCTGCATGTCCCGCCTGCGGTGAAGCGGCAGCTGGCGGCGCGACGATTCGGAGCCTCGACGACCGTGCATTCGACTACGACGACGTATCGTGCGCCGCGCCAGCCGCAAGCGCCGATTCCAATAATGGAGCAGCGATGATTCGAGAGATATCTGCCACCGAGCTCGCTGCGCGAATCACGCGTGGCGACGACTTCGACCTCGTCGATGTCAGAGAACCAGCCGAATGGGCGATCGCGCGTATCGAGGGAGCACGTCTGGTACCCCTCGCAACTATCGGCGCCGCGAGCCGCGACTGGGATCGGTCGCGCGAAGTCGTGTTGTACTGCAAGGCGGGCGTCCGCAGCATGCGCGCCGCCGAGGAACTGGTACGGCATGGATTCACGCACGTGACCAACGTTGCGGGCGGGATTGTAAGCTGGACCAACGACGTCGATCAGTCGTTACCGCGCTACTAG
- a CDS encoding glycosyltransferase family 2 protein, whose product MTIAGILFVVMMTIMIFFLVINSFHSILLMCAVPELWSHWQLADDEYFHALVGTDALPPISVIASLQHSPLPPVEIAAMLLGLDYPRFEVILVVDGAAENSLGNLVAALQLYEVPPAFTINVRTQPVRAYYRSRTYPRLLCIDMPDTSIGDALNAAINAARYPHAVAAGPNVVFERDALLRLSRPFLLDRSVACASGILRPVSGAELRDGKITLRRGRGWVDGCQTIEFLRNFVYLRLGWNRVASNIVVPSNPVMFKREHIFGMGGFDATVEVPAVDIAMRMARYLTDNGINAMMPVIPDPVAWFVVSGDLTTIGRTRRAWMRGLRRALVHNSVMLLNPEYGMFGLVAMPYFWLGVVIAPILELLGYFGLVAGLATGVLDSSFAWAYLASVVGYGILLSIWSVVFQVTFLPGNDGRSNAARLLAYAVIESLGYRQILLLFRAAAYFVDRQPKHHNGQPSPSGVT is encoded by the coding sequence ATGACGATAGCCGGCATTCTGTTCGTGGTGATGATGACAATCATGATTTTCTTTCTCGTCATCAACTCGTTTCATTCCATTCTGCTGATGTGTGCGGTTCCGGAACTGTGGTCGCACTGGCAGCTGGCCGACGACGAATATTTCCATGCACTGGTCGGGACCGACGCGCTCCCTCCGATTTCCGTCATAGCTTCGCTGCAACATTCGCCGCTGCCGCCGGTCGAGATCGCGGCGATGCTGCTCGGGCTCGACTATCCGCGTTTCGAGGTAATTCTCGTCGTCGACGGCGCGGCGGAGAATTCTCTCGGTAATCTCGTTGCCGCGCTGCAACTCTACGAGGTTCCTCCGGCCTTCACGATCAACGTGCGCACGCAGCCGGTGCGCGCCTACTACCGGTCGCGCACGTATCCGCGATTGCTCTGCATCGACATGCCGGACACATCGATCGGTGACGCCTTGAACGCGGCGATCAATGCCGCGCGATATCCGCATGCGGTCGCGGCTGGTCCGAACGTGGTCTTCGAGCGTGACGCGTTGCTGAGGCTGTCGCGCCCGTTTCTGCTGGATCGGTCCGTGGCGTGCGCGAGCGGCATCCTCCGGCCGGTGAGTGGCGCGGAGCTGCGGGACGGGAAGATCACACTCAGGCGTGGCCGCGGCTGGGTGGACGGGTGCCAGACTATTGAATTTCTGCGCAATTTTGTGTATCTGCGATTGGGCTGGAATCGCGTCGCAAGCAACATCGTGGTGCCGAGCAATCCGGTGATGTTCAAGCGCGAGCACATCTTCGGAATGGGTGGCTTCGACGCGACTGTGGAGGTGCCCGCGGTCGACATCGCCATGCGGATGGCGCGATATCTGACCGACAACGGCATCAACGCCATGATGCCGGTCATCCCCGACCCGGTTGCATGGTTCGTCGTTTCGGGCGATCTGACGACCATCGGCCGAACGCGCAGAGCCTGGATGCGGGGCTTGCGCCGCGCACTCGTCCACAACTCGGTAATGCTGCTCAACCCGGAATACGGGATGTTTGGCCTTGTTGCGATGCCGTATTTCTGGCTCGGAGTCGTTATTGCACCGATTCTGGAGCTGCTGGGCTATTTTGGCCTCGTCGCAGGGCTCGCAACGGGAGTGCTCGATTCGTCATTTGCCTGGGCCTACTTGGCGTCCGTGGTCGGATACGGCATACTCCTATCTATATGGAGCGTGGTGTTCCAGGTCACGTTCCTTCCCGGTAACGACGGACGAAGCAATGCCGCAAGGCTGCTCGCGTACGCCGTGATCGAATCGCTGGGATACCGTCAGATCCTCCTGCTCTTTCGTGCCGCTGCGTATTTTGTCGACCGTCAACCCAAACACCACAATGGACAACCATCGCCTTCAGGCGTTACATGA
- the tal gene encoding transaldolase has protein sequence MDNHRLQALHDAGQSIWLDYIDRTMLHNGDLERRLTDDVLTGMTSNPTIFQKALAEGTAYDDQLRAAPASLDVKQLFELVETQDVRDACDVFADVYHRTNGDDGYVSIEVSANLANDAAATIEEAHRLWATVNRPNLLVKVPGTVEGAKAVRQLITDGINVNITLLFAVKAHERVIDAYIDGLEARVSKGLPIDKIASVASFFVSRVDTEVDKRLEAIGGSARQYEGKAAIANAKMAYQLFVTKFGGARWNSLEAKGARVQRPLWASTSTKNPAYRDVLYVENLIGPDTVNTMPPKTIEDFRDHGVVARTVDADMARARAELAAIAQAGVSLDDVTDTLLREGIASFEKSFETMTAGIKAKVAQLHSSKI, from the coding sequence ATGGACAACCATCGCCTTCAGGCGTTACATGACGCGGGCCAGTCGATCTGGCTCGATTACATAGATCGTACCATGCTGCACAACGGTGATCTCGAGCGCCGCCTCACGGACGATGTGCTCACCGGCATGACCTCGAATCCGACCATCTTTCAGAAGGCGCTCGCCGAGGGCACTGCGTACGACGATCAGCTTCGCGCAGCGCCGGCATCGCTGGACGTCAAGCAGCTGTTCGAGCTGGTCGAGACACAGGACGTTCGCGACGCGTGCGACGTATTCGCGGATGTCTACCACCGCACCAACGGTGACGACGGCTACGTCTCGATCGAAGTCTCCGCCAATCTGGCGAACGATGCGGCAGCCACGATCGAGGAAGCACACCGGCTCTGGGCAACGGTCAACCGTCCCAACCTTCTCGTGAAGGTCCCTGGAACGGTGGAAGGTGCCAAGGCCGTGAGGCAGCTCATCACCGACGGCATCAATGTGAACATCACACTGCTTTTCGCGGTAAAGGCGCACGAGCGTGTGATCGACGCCTACATCGATGGACTCGAAGCGCGCGTCTCGAAGGGATTGCCGATCGACAAGATCGCATCCGTGGCAAGTTTCTTCGTCAGTCGCGTGGATACGGAGGTCGACAAACGGCTCGAGGCCATCGGCGGTAGCGCGCGTCAGTACGAGGGGAAGGCCGCCATCGCCAATGCCAAGATGGCCTATCAGCTCTTCGTAACGAAGTTTGGCGGAGCACGCTGGAACTCGCTCGAGGCAAAAGGTGCGCGGGTTCAGCGTCCACTGTGGGCGAGCACCAGTACCAAGAATCCCGCATACCGTGACGTGCTCTACGTCGAGAACCTGATCGGTCCCGACACGGTGAACACCATGCCGCCAAAGACGATCGAGGATTTCCGCGACCACGGAGTGGTTGCACGCACGGTAGATGCCGACATGGCCCGGGCGCGCGCGGAGCTGGCAGCGATCGCTCAGGCGGGTGTCAGCCTCGACGACGTAACGGATACGCTCTTGCGCGAAGGCATCGCGAGCTTCGAAAAATCGTTCGAGACTATGACCGCCGGCATCAAGGCCAAGGTCGCGCAGCTCCACTCCAGCAAGATCTGA
- the thrB gene encoding homoserine kinase yields MTNRVREFSVREFSVRVPASTSNLGSGFDAVGMAIDRWLTVGARIHSDESPVVVTREGTLARLNCADTDDLIWRGFVATCGALDRPVPNGVEIFASSDIPVARGLGSSAAAVVSGALLANAVLDGDLDHAVIIDIAASLEGHPDNVAPSTLGGAVLSVRTAPHRYRSTPIAVHPSLRFVFLVPDFEVRTSVARAVLPATVPYDVAVNAAGRAAALIAGLQTADAAILRPALDDVLHVPFRRSLIGGYDVVTTAAIEAGAIGATLSGSGSAIVAVARRDVAEKVRDAARHAWRSAGVIADAFVTAAEPRGATIGAAQLYNERVRT; encoded by the coding sequence GTGACGAATCGTGTGCGTGAATTCAGCGTACGCGAATTCAGCGTGCGAGTTCCCGCATCGACTTCGAATCTCGGCTCCGGCTTCGACGCGGTCGGGATGGCAATCGATAGATGGCTGACAGTAGGCGCGCGTATCCACTCGGACGAGTCGCCCGTCGTGGTCACGCGCGAAGGTACTCTCGCGCGATTGAATTGTGCGGACACGGACGATCTCATCTGGCGCGGGTTCGTTGCGACGTGCGGTGCGCTGGATCGCCCGGTGCCGAATGGCGTCGAGATATTCGCGAGCTCCGACATACCTGTTGCACGCGGATTGGGATCGTCGGCCGCGGCCGTGGTCTCCGGCGCGTTGCTCGCGAATGCGGTTCTAGACGGCGATCTCGACCATGCCGTAATCATCGATATTGCGGCATCGCTGGAGGGTCACCCGGACAACGTGGCGCCGTCGACGCTTGGCGGCGCGGTGCTCAGCGTGCGTACCGCTCCGCATCGCTACCGCTCGACGCCGATTGCGGTGCATCCGTCGCTGCGGTTCGTTTTTCTGGTACCCGATTTTGAAGTCCGGACGTCGGTTGCACGTGCTGTACTTCCAGCGACGGTACCATACGATGTGGCGGTGAACGCCGCCGGCCGCGCAGCTGCGTTGATTGCGGGACTCCAGACGGCCGACGCTGCGATCCTTCGTCCGGCGCTTGACGACGTGCTGCACGTTCCGTTCAGGCGTTCGCTGATTGGTGGATACGATGTAGTCACGACCGCGGCGATCGAGGCGGGTGCGATCGGCGCCACACTCAGCGGATCCGGCTCGGCGATCGTCGCCGTTGCGCGCCGCGATGTAGCAGAAAAGGTTCGCGATGCTGCGCGGCATGCGTGGCGATCGGCGGGCGTGATTGCCGATGCCTTTGTGACGGCAGCTGAGCCGCGCGGCGCAACAATTGGCGCGGCGCAGCTGTACAATGAGAGGGTGCGCACCTGA